The sequence below is a genomic window from Lolium perenne isolate Kyuss_39 chromosome 7, Kyuss_2.0, whole genome shotgun sequence.
AGGCGAAGGCGGCCCAGGGGATGGAGAGGTGGGCCGGATGGGTGTGACTGCAGCGGACTGCCGGGCGGGGTCGCTGgcgggctgctggctgagtcgggTTGGCGGGCGGCATGCATAGCGGGCGCTGcatgagatggacgtggagcaccAGAAGGGGGCGCGGTGTGTGTAGCGGCAAGATCAAGCAAGAAATCAAGCGATTCAGCGGGATCATCGGAGTTGTGTGAGATAATAGAGAAGGGAAAAACATGCTCGTCGAAGACAACGTGGCGGGATAGGATGACACGACGAGTTTGGAGATCAAGGCATCGATAGCCTTTGTGGTTGCTCGGGTAACCGAGGAAGACACAAGCGACGGACCGAGGAGAAAGTTTGTGGGAGGCGGTGGCCGACTGGTTGGGGTAGCATAGACAGCCAAAGACGCGAAGAGCGCCGTAGTCGGGGGCAGCGTCATGTAGGCGAATATAGGGAATTGCAAAGCCTATGGATTGGGATGGGCGAATATTGACTAAGTGTGTGGCTGTAGCTACGGCTTCGGCCCAATATTCGGGTGGCATGGAGGACTGAAAGAGGAGGGTTCGGGTGGCGTCGTTTATAGTGCGGATTGCACGTTCCGCCTTGCCATTTTGGGGTGAGGTGTATGGGCAAGAGAGGCGAAGACGAATGCCATGAGAGGTGAGAAAGGTGGTGACGGCGGAGTTGAGAAACTCGGTTCCATTATCAGCTTGCATGGCCACAACGGGGCGAGAAAATTGTGTACGTGCATAGGCAATGAAGGCGATAAGTGTATCAGCAGTGTCGGATTTGTGGCGTAGAGGAAAAGTCCACATGAAGTGAGAGAAATCATCGACAATGACAAGGTAATATTTGAAACCAGAGATACTTAAAACAGGAGAGGTCCAAAGATCACAATGTATTAACTGAAACGGTTCAACACTTATCGAGGTAGACCTACTGAAGGGCAAACGCACATGCTTGCCAAGTTGGCATGCATGGCAAACATGTGTGGCTGCTTTATTACATGGAATAAAAGACTTCTTATGGAGGTGCAACATAGAGTCGCGCCCCGGATGACCTAAACGACGGTGCCATAGCTCGGTGGAGGTGGTAGTGGCGATGAGTCCATGAGCGAAGTGGTTGATGATCGATGATGGAAACACGTAGAGGTCGCCGTGGCTACTGCAGCGAAGGATCACGTCCTTGGTGCGAAGGTCCTTAATAGAAAAACCAAACGGGTCAAATTCAATGGAACAAAGGTTGTCAATAGTGAAACGACGTATAGAGATGAGATTTTTCACAAGGTTAGGAACAAGTAGGACATTTTTAAGGAAGAGACTGCGAGCGGAAGCAGGTATAGATGCATGACCAGTATGAGAGATGGGCAAGGTAGAACCATTGCCCACCGTGACAAAGGAAGGAAAAGAAGTGGAGGTTAGATGTTGGAGCATACCGGGGTCGGAGGCCATGTGTGCGGTCGCTCCGGGAGTCCATGACCCACTCACCAGCGTGTGAAGGGGTGGCTGCATTGTTCAGGGCGGCCATGAGCGCGGAGCAGTCCCACGCCGGAGAGGTGCCGTTGTTGTTGCCGTTGATGTAGCCGGGATCGGTGGTGGGTTGGTGCCGAAGGCTGGCCATGGAGcggtgccggggacgtgaaggcctGGGCAGGAGGCATGGCAAAGGGCCGGGGACCAAGGAGGCCAGCCCCGGCGCTAGGCCGCGGTGCAGGAGCCCGAGGTGCATGGGGCGAAGGAGCTCGCATCTGCCGGGCTTGGCCAGTGTAGGGGTTGAAGCACACCCAAGGGCCGACGGGGGCCGGGGTGCCGCGACGCGCACCATCGGTCCGGTGCCCGCCGTAGTTACCTCCACCGCCgccgttcttcttcttcttgtagtAGTTCCCGCCGCCGCCCGATCTTGCCGCCGGAGGACCCGCTGCCGAggagctgcctccgttgttgttgaAGCCGTAGGAGGGGTTGGAGGCGCCGTAGAGGGCAGTCTGGGCGCCCACCCTGTGAGAGTTGGCTAGCTGCGTCTCGCGAAGGGTGAGGAGCGAGCGAGTCTGGGCGAAGGAGGGCAGCGGGTTCTGCATGGTGACGATGGTGGTGATGTCGGCGAAGCGCGGGTTGAGGCCGCGGAGGCAGTTGAGGACGAGGACCTGATCGGTGACCGGAGAGCCGACATCGCGCAGAGCATCAGAGAGGGCCTTGAGGCGGTGGCAGTAGGCGGTAATGGAGAGGTCGCCTTGGACCATGGCGCGGAATTCCGCGTCGAGATGCACGGCGCGGGTCATCTGGTTGTCGAGGAAGAGATTGGTGATGAGCAGCCAGGCCTCCTGCGCCGTCTGCTCCTCCCCCATGATGATGTCGAGGATCTCATCGGAGATGGACCCGTATAGCCACGAGCGGACGATGTAGTCGTCGCGGATCCACTCGGCGGTGCGGACGGCAGGCGCGATGGCGTTGACGTGGTGAAGGAGGTCGTATTTGCCGAGGAGGACGCGCACCAACATGCGCCACTTGGTGAAGTTGGACTTCTGCAGATCGAGGGTGATCGGGACGTGCGTGCGCACGCTGGCGACATGAGCGGCATGGGACGGGGCGTGTACGACGCCGGCCGTAGAGCTCTCGGCCGCAGGCATGGTGCTGTTGGTGAGGGCGCCGGAGGTGGCGTCGGTGAGGACGCCGGAGGTGGCGTTGGTGAGAGCGCCGGAGGTGGCGTCGGTGAGGGCACCGGAGGTGGCGTCGGTGTGAGCTGGGGTGGTCATGGCTGAGATCGGATCGTAGGTCGGAATCTGATACCAAGCAAACGAGAATTGTTTTGGGAAACGCCGCACTTGGGGCGATCACGTTGAACCATTATATATGGGTACAGTCTTGGGTTACACGTTAGATCTAAACAAGATCAGAACCGAATCAATCTAGAGATATCGGTTGTTAACCTACCATATATGGTTACAATACAAAAGGCATACGTTAACACTTGGGCTGAATCCAATCTTGGATGATGGAGGCAAAAATCACATAGCTACCCATACATCGTTTTGTTGTTATAGCTTCTTTTGAGGCTCCTGATTTGTTTCAAAGTAGGATGTGTGCATCATGTATTTCTTAGCCTTTTGTAGATTTTTAGCATGTCCTCTGATTTTGTCTTTCACACTGGATCTCGATGGGTTCATTACAATTCATGTTTGTGTCTGATGCAAGCAATTGCTGCTTGCCTGGTTACAGTTTAGCCTATGGTATTTAACTCCTTATGAAACCGCCTGTTGCTCTACTAAAATTTATCACCCTCTTCTGTATTCAAACTATTTATGGATCTGATTTTTCAATTTGCTGATGTTGTAGAAAGTTGAATCATACAAGGCTGCAATCGCATTTTGTTAAGGACGCACAAAACACACTGGGTTCCCGGGTGAGATGACATATTTCCTAAACCTTCATAGCATCATATTAATATGTCAGACtgcgatttttttttttgaaaaggaaaaaacccggcttctgcatcgtgatgatgcacacagccttttattAAGAAACCAGTAATCGTTGTTCAGTACTTATTACATCTCAAGAATCGCCTAAAgtcgatacaaaaatcaaccagcgaaaaAAGGAAAATAGCAGGAGCCGACTAAGCATCCTCTAGTCGACTAATATGCTGCCAGCCAGcccggcacaagatatcctgagcgaccgtcTGGAGCCAtgtgcatccagaagccatgACATCCCGTTGCTCTGGTGGTGAGAGGAGAGCCCAGAGTTGGATCCAATGCACCATGGAGAAGATAACCTGTAAAAAATTGAAATTTTTCTTGTTGTTAAAGATTATATCATTGCGGCATCTCCATATTGACCAACATAAGGCAGATACACCAATGCGTATTAAAACCTTGGATTGTTTGTCAACTCCTTTtaaccaatttccaaacatatttgtaataTTGGTTGGTGGAGGGAGATTATGAGTAAAATTAACAGTTCGCCATATTAGTTTAGCAAATGGGCATGTTAGGAATAAGTGTTCTACCGTCTCTTGTTCTCCGCAAAAAACACATTTAGTACACCCAATCCATTGTCTCTTTGCTAAATTATCTTTTGTCAATAGCACCTTATTACTCAGGAACCACataaaaaatttaatttttaggGGGATTTTCATTTTCCAAAGATATTTCCGCAAGTATGTTGTATGAtcattcataagatcctcatacatagatttAACTGTAAACAACCCATTAGTTGTTAGTTTCCACATAAAACAGTCCGGTTCATTATTTAAATTGACCATCATTAATCTTTGGCGTAAGTGTAGCCACGCCGTCCATTTATTACCAGATAGCACACGTCTGAAACCAATGTTTAGTGGTGCTTGTGCAAATACATGAGCCACTAACACATTCTTATAGTTCACAATATTATATAAAGATGGGTATTGAGTAGCTAATGAGGATTCTCCTAACCAAATATCTTCCAAAATCTTGTCGTAGCACCATTTCCAATTTTAAAATATCCTTTATGAAAAAAATCGTCTTTTACCCGCATGAGTCCCTTCCAAAAAGGGGAATCAGTCGGTTTTGCCTGCACCTCAGCAAGGGTTTTTTGGCTGAGATATTTATTATGTAGCAACTCTTGCCACACCCCTTCCTCATTTAGTAGTTTAAAGAGCCATTTACTCAATAAACATCTATTTCTGAGTTCAAGAACCTCAATACCTAAACCTCCTTGATCTTTTGGTCGGCAGATTATGTTCCATCTTGTGAGTCTATATTTTCTCTTAGCTTCATCTGACTGCCAGAAGAATCTAGACCTATAAAAATCAAGACGCTTCCTCACCCCAACGGGTATTTCCAGGAACGATAACATGAACATTGGAAGACTTGTTAAAACAGAATTGATAAGTACTAATCGATCGCCATACGATAACAATTTTcctttccagcatcccaatttACCTTCAAATCGGGTCTCCACTGGATACCAATCTGAATTTTTAAGCTTCCTAAAATTTCTTAACATCTTCATTAAGATTTAGTATCACGCTTGAGAAAAGTTCGGCCACAGCCATTTTTTTTTGAACCGGGCAAAAAAACTTTTGCCTTATATTGATATAGGAGAAGCAAACAGGGATATGGCAAGAGCcataaaacaaaaagaaaagaaaggggcGAACATCGCCCCCGAACAAGGAAAAAGAAGAATCAGCCTACAAGCTCCGCCAGGTTTTTTGCACCGGCAAGAATCCAGTCCTTGCTCTCCTCCCTAATTTTATGCATGACCACCGAAGGCAGGGAGGACTTATTGTTGAAGACCCGTTCGTTCCTCTCATTCCAGATCTCCCAAGCGACGAGCGTTATGGCCGATCGCAAGCCTTTtggggaggaggaggtggtcttcgaAAGGGCCAGCCAATAGTCCAGAAATTTAGGCCTACCCTCTCCAAGGCTACTGATGAGGTCCGGGCAAGATAGCCAAGAGGTCGTGGCTGTCCAGATACGCCTGGAGAAGCGGCATTCGAAGAGCATGTGTCGTGCTGTCTCGGGGGAGGTACGGCAGAGCTGGCAAGTAGGGTGGTGCGGCCATCCGCGTTTGGCCAAGCGATCAGCGGTCCATAGGTGATTCTGGACCGCGAGCCAGGCGAAGAAGCAGCACTTCATAGGGGCCCAGGTCTTCCACACAATGCTCCCTAACTGGCAGGGCAAGGAGGCGAGGAACTGGATCTTGTAGGCGGAGCTGGCCGAGTAGCACCCATTAGGGGTCAAGGTCCATGAGATGGAATCCTCAGTGTCAGGGTGAAGCTATATATCTGACAGGAGCTCCCAGAGGCGGACATATTGCTCCAGATGATCTGCAGTGAACGCATCCACCGCAATGTCCGCGATCCAGTTGTTATCGGTTAGGGCATCATGGACCGTTCGATTTTTCCTCTTGGAAGCTTTGAAGACAAGGGGAGCCAGGTCTTTAGGCGGGGCACCATGGAGCCATGAGGATGACCAGAAGGAGGCCTTGGCTCCATTACCAATGGTGACACGAGTGACCGCATTGAAGAGGTCACGGTCGGTGGCGTCGTTGGGGGTTTCAGTGCCCACCCATGGTTTCTCAGGAGCCTTCCACTCGTAACATAACCAACGAAGTCTTAGGGCCCGGGAGAATTTCTCCAAGTCCAGAACCCCTAACCCACCAAACTCCTTAGGGCGACAGACCTTTTGCCAGTTGACTTTGCATTTCCCCCCACTAACTGTCTCCTTACAGTCCCAAAGCATGCCGCGACAGATCTTAGCAAAAGCCTTGAGGATGCCTTTGTCCGCCTTTAAGGCCATCAGCAAGAAGATAGGCATGGAGGAGAGCACAAACTTAACGAGAGCAGTGCATCCGGCATGATTCAGGAACTTTCCTTTCCATGGGCTAAGCCGAGCCACCGCCTTCTCGATGTAAGGTTGAAGGTCCGCACGCCTAAGTCTTCCGAGGGAGGGGGGCAACCCCAAGTATTTAATTGGAAAGGGGGTCGTGGTTGCCGGGAAGTTTGCAAGAACCTCTTCCAAGTTAATGTTGGCGCATTGGATGGGGGCGATGGAGCTCTTGGACACATTGGTGACAAGGCCAGAGACTTCCCCGAAACTCCGCAGTATGCTAGCAAGGCTTTCCACAAAGTGAGTCGTGGGGGTTAGAAAAATGGCGGCGGCGTCTGCATAGAGGGAGACCCTGGGGCCCTGAAGGTCGCCGGGCATAGAAGACAACAAGCCGTGCTCCGTAGCCTGTTCTAGGAGTCTCTGAAGAGGGTCAATGGCGATGTCGAACAGAAGAGGCGAGAGCGGATCGCCCTGTCGAAGACCACGTCCGTGCGGGATGTACTTCCCAGGGATTCCGTTGAGGAAAAACCTAGAGGAGGCCGTGGAGAAGAGGGTCGTCAGGAGGGCCCTCCATCTCTGCGGAAAGCCAAGTCGTTGCAAAAGATCCAACATGTAATCCTAGCGAACAGTGTCGAAGGCCTTAGCGATATCCAGCTTGATAAGGAGGGACGGGGTTTTGTTGCGGTGTAACCGGCGGGCGGTGTTCCTGACGTACATGAAATTGTCGTGGATAGTTCTCGATTTGATGAAAGCGCTCTGACTTCGGGAGACAATGTCATTCATCCTCGGGCAGAGACGTCGTGCCATAGCTTTAGCGATGATCTTCGGGACCACGTGGATGAGGCTGATGGGCCTGAAATCTGAAATAGACTCcgcaccatccttcttaggtagaAGAACGACATTGGCTGTGTTGATGATGTGGAAATTCGACATTGACAGCTCGGAGAAGGCCTTGATAGCGGTCATAAGGTCAACCTTTATAATGTCCCAGCAGGAGCGAAAGAAAGCGATGGAAAAGCCATCGGGGCCCGGAGCCTTATCCGCGGGCATGTCATCAAGAGCTTCCTTAATCTCATCCTAAGAGAAAGGCAGGCCCAGGTCCTCCAGACGGTGAGTGGTGGTATTCAGGGCGTCCCAGTTGAAGTCAAGCGAAtgaggagggggccggccaagagTGCGGGAGAAGTGGTCGAAGATCAGCACAACTTTATCTTCATGAGTCACAGCCCAGCCATTGTTATGCTTGAGTCTCACGATGAGATTTTTGCGCCTCCTAGCATTAACACGTAGGTGGAAGAATTTGGTGTTGGCGTCGCCCTCACGGAGATAGCGGATTTTGGAGGCTTGGCGTTTGTGAGATCTTTCCATAGCGGCAAGACCCTTCACCCGACGTTTCAGGTTAGCCCGGAGCCAAATTTCATCCTCAGAGAGAGCGCGGGATTCCTGCGCCACATCGAGCTGCAGAATGTCATCCAGGGCCATGAGAAGTTGCAGCTTGCTATCAGAGAAGAGGCTTCTGCTCCATGATTTGAGTCCCAGCGCCGTGGCCTTGAGCCTGTGATTGATCACGTGGACTGGCTGGGAGTGCGAGGAGGGTGCGGACCAAGCTTGTTGAACCACTTCTCTGAAACCAGGCATcttggtcgagaaggactcgaagcGAAAAATAGGCGGTTTCCGCGGGCCACTCTGGTTAGACAGGAGGAGGGGGCAATGGTGCGAGAGGGATGAAGACAGGGCAAAAAGCGCATGGTTCTCGAACGTGAGGTCCCAAGCAGAATTGCAGAAAGCCCGGTCAAGACGCACCAGAG
It includes:
- the LOC139833777 gene encoding uncharacterized protein; translated protein: MIGHDLSIADWNTRGLNDQARKDTVHAFLADTRFHIACTQETKLDHIDQQTASYIGGFKLLSFTHRPVSDTRGGILLLWNDEHVEISNVHLGTQLISPNVSVRSCGTPFKLTTVYGPTDHAEKEAFLTEAIAAKPPDDSKWLIIGDFNLIYQAEDKNKNNLDFRLMGLFRRALTSCHLKELKLQSRKFTWSNERQTPTLVRLDRAFCNSAWDLTFENHALFALSSSLSHHCPLLLSNQSGPRKPPIFRFESFSTKMPGFREVVQQAWSAPSSHSQPVHVINHRLKATALGLKSWSRSLFSDSKLQLLMALDDILQLDVAQESRALSEDEIWLRANLKRRVKGLAAMERSHKRQASKIRYLREGDANTKFFHLRVNARRRKNLIVRLKHNNGWAVTHEDKVVLIFDHFSRTLGRPPPHSLDFNWDALNTTTHRLEDLGLPFS